The following are from one region of the Fusarium verticillioides 7600 chromosome 1, whole genome shotgun sequence genome:
- a CDS encoding hypothetical protein (At least one base has a quality score < 10), translating to MSSNILSIPFRKSAQLSLASTIRQYINTKYDQHPDMFKHDLEVIDALRRDAVNVREPHPSGIKKLQAYAGQLVWVGGKFPIDIGAEFSWYPALGYNTERPMVRNNLKYELMNILYNLASLYSQLAINTPRGNTEGLKSAANYFSLAAGVLSHMQKEILPELRMSDPPEDMDHDTLESLTQLLLAQSQECFWQKAVMDGYKDASIAKLAARVSDLYNFAGEAAMKSEAISNDLNVLKAQGLRKIEASREGYDVIYLIAVTTKVGAQDSDRANMAVARVPPQVANPYDYFGDHAEFGPALFSRLVPFSVHVATSIYEERRDRMVSQNIIPELESLTDKIHEILTSLGLPGSLQALEKPLGLPPSLVQHAEEIRQADAIGRVQKGFADIDKLRSGDMAVFEEGKAALASEEEEDQRLRMRYGTDRWVRPESRQDPQGGKLWQHASEIESYFQSSVSSDAVVREKFGAIQDLLAILSGPDRDLMDSVPSSRRVDIPETLKPVIGRLRGAYNDVLRLESRRRKKVESLRENARRDDIKPDILKEAARLERAYPNTALVPAHFEEFFDKRLDKLYEPEVEAIDKEAKDQERLLADVQRINREFESQKRQMGERGNREREVALQKLDNAYFKYKEIINNLEVGRKFYNDLNKIVGQGFRDVIRGWVAQRRMEARALEEEINMPTLSNLNISHQQPPAQSPMPSHQDPSHSYAPPQQPPQPVQSPAQANIQSWGETVQQPKPVQPTPVGAMWTPGMGIKFGQSGGSGQPPAPGTWNPNSGIKFG from the exons ATGTCGTC AAACATCCTTTCCATCCCCTTTCGCAAGTCGGCCCAGTTGTCGCTTGCCTCGACGATTCGGCAGTATATCAACACTAAATATGATCAGCACCCGGATATGTTCAAGCATGACCTCGAGGTCATTGATGCCCTTCGGCGCGATGCGGTGAATGTTCGAGAGCCGCATCCGAGCGGAATTAAGAAGCTACAAGCGTATGCCGGGCAGCTTGTTTGGGTGGGGGGCAAGTTTCCTATAGAT ATTGGCGCTGAATTTTCGTGGTATCCTGCGCTTGGATACAACACTGAGCGCCCTATGGTGCGAAACAACCTCAAGTACGAACTTATGAACATTCTCTACAACCTCGCCTCCCTCTACTCCCAGCTCGCCATCAATACGCCGCGAGGCAATACCGAAGGTCTCAAATCAGCAGCGAACTACTTCTCCCTCGCTGCCGGCGTGCTCTCACACATGCAAAAAGAGATCCTCCCTGAGTTACGAATGTCCGATCCTCCCGAAGACATGGACCACGACACACTCGAGTCCTTGACCCAACTACTCCTCGCCCAGAGTCAAGAATGCTTCTGGCAAAAGGCCGTTATGGACGGCTACAAAGATGCGTCAATCGCCAAGCTCGCCGCTCGAGTGTCCGACCTGTATAACTTTGCTGGCGAAGCTGCTATGAAGAGTGAAGCCATAAGCA ATGACCTCAATGTATTGAAAGCGCAAGGGTTGAGGAAGATTGAAGCGAGCAGAGAAGGATACGATGTTATCTACCTGA TTGCTGTAACCACCAAAGTCGGAGCTCAAGATTCTGATCGCGCAAACATGGCCGTAGCTCGGGTGCCACCGCAAGTTGCCAACCCCTATGACTACTTTGGAGACCACGCCGAATTCGGACCGGCTTTGTTCTCTCGACTTGTCCCCTTCTCGGTGCACGTTGCCACATCGATTTACGAAGAACGACGCGATCGCATGGTTAGCCAGAATATTATTCCGGAACTTGAATCACTCACGGACAAGATTCACGAAATTCTCACATCCCTTGGGCTGCCTGGATCTTTACAAGCTCTTGAGAAACCTCTGGGTCtaccaccaagcttggtTCAACATGCTGAAGAGATCAGACAAGCTGATGCCATTGGCAGAGTGCAAAAGGGCTTTGCGGATATCGACAAGTTGCGGTCTGGAGATATGGCAGTCTTTGAAGAGGGCAAAGCGGCTCTGGCTtcggaggaagaggaagatcagCGATTACGGATGAGATACGGAACAGACCGATGGGTGCGACCCGAGAGTCggcaagatcctcaaggtGGAAAGCTTTGGCAGCACGCTTCTGAGATCGAGAGCTACTTTCAGAGCAGTGTCAGTAGCGATGCGGTCGTCAGGGAGAAGTTCGGCGCGATCCAGGATCTGCTTGCTATACTTTCCGGACCGGACCGAGATCTGATGGACTCTGTGCCGTCGAGCCGACGGGTTGACATACCCGAGACTTTGAAACCTGTCATAGGAAGATTGCGCGGCGCATACAACGACGTTCTTCGTCTTGAGAGCCGTCGTCgcaagaaggttgaaagTTTGCGGGAAAACGCCCGGCGCGACGACATCAAGCCGGACATCTTGAAGGAAGCAGCCCGATTGGAGCGAGCGTACCCTAACACAGCACTCGTCCCGGCTCACTTTGAGGAGTTTTTCGACAAACGACTTGATAAGTTGTATGAGCCCGAGGTTGAAGCgattgacaaagaagccaaagaccaagaACGTCTGTTGGCGGATGTTCAACGTATTAATCGCGAGTTTGAGTCGCAGAAGCGACAGATGGGTGAGCGCGGGAACCGAGAACGCGAGGTGGCTTTGCAGAAGCTTGATAATGCCTATTTTAAGTACAAGGAGATTATTAACAACCTCGAAGTTGGGCGCAAGTTTTACAATGATCTGAATAAGATTGTTGGACAGGGTTTCCGTGATGTTATTCGCGGCTGGGTTGCTCAACGCCGCATGGAAGCTCGAGCATTGGAAGA GGAAATCAACATGCCGACATTGTcaaacctcaacatctcTCACCAACAGCCCCCGGCCCAAAGCCCAATGCCGTCACACCAAGACCCCTCCCACTCATATgcaccaccacaacaacccCCCCAACCTGTGCAGAGCCCAGCGCAGGCAAACATACAGTCTTGGGGAGAGACGGTACAGCAGCCAAAACCAGTACAACCAACACCGGTTGGTGCAATGTGGACTCCTGGTATGGGTATCAAGTTTGGCCAGTCTGGTGGTTCAGGGCAACCTCCTGCACCTGGGACGTGGAATCCCAACTCTGGCATTAAGTTCGGTTGA